The Lactuca sativa cultivar Salinas chromosome 2, Lsat_Salinas_v11, whole genome shotgun sequence genome includes a window with the following:
- the LOC111879859 gene encoding RING-H2 finger protein ATL66, giving the protein MATQDSQSFHWRYDELDDKNFQIRGRTLFFIIVLFSVIFLITLLFLYARWICRSSSSSAAVSDTTTLSPHVRPCSRPQGLDSALIDSLPITLHHRPSTSSVSSGESECCICIGEFEEGEKVKVLPNCCHTYHCECVDKWLTTHSSCPICRASLVVDSPV; this is encoded by the coding sequence ATGGCTACTCAAGACTCTCAGTCATTCCACTGGCGTTACGACGAGCTCGACGATAAGAACTTCCAAATTAGAGGCCGGACACTCTTCTTCATCATCGTACTCTTCTCCGTCATCTTCTTGATAACACTTCTCTTCCTCTACGCCCGCTGGATCTGCCGGTCGTCCTCCTCTTCAGCCGCCGTCTCTGATACCACCACCTTGTCCCCCCACGTCCGGCCCTGTTCACGGCCTCAAGGCCTGGATTCCGCCCTGATCGATAGTCTACCGATCACTCTGCACCATCGGCCTTCCACATCGTCGGTGTCTTCCGGTGAGTCGGAGTGTTGTATTTGTATCggagaatttgaagaaggggagaaagTGAAGGTGTTGCCGAATTGCTGCCATACTTATCACTGCGAGTGTGTAGACAAATGGCTCACCACTCATTCCAGCTGTCCTATTTGCAGAGCTTCACTCGTAGTCGACTCACCCGTTTGA